The Teredinibacter sp. KSP-S5-2 genome includes a window with the following:
- the trxB gene encoding thioredoxin-disulfide reductase yields the protein MSEAKHHKLIILGSGPAGYTAAIYAARANLNPVVITGMQQGGQLTTTTEVENWPGGVAELQGPDLMVQMQQHAERFDTQIIFDHIHETDLSSKPIKLVGNETYTCDALIIATGASAQYLGLPSEQKFMGQGVSACATCDGFFYRDKKVAVVGGGNTAVEEALYLSNIASEVVLIHRRDSLRSEKILQDRLLEKEKNGNVTIMWNNTLDEVLGDDTGVTGVRIKSTTDGNTQDLELAGVFIAIGHKPNTDIFEGQLDMNSGYIKIKSGLEGNATATSVEGVFAAGDVADHIYRQAVTSAGAGCMAALDAERYLDAKE from the coding sequence ATGAGCGAAGCCAAACACCACAAATTGATTATTCTTGGTTCTGGACCTGCTGGATACACAGCAGCGATATACGCCGCAAGAGCAAACTTAAACCCCGTGGTCATTACAGGCATGCAACAAGGTGGACAACTTACCACCACCACAGAAGTTGAAAACTGGCCAGGTGGTGTGGCAGAGCTGCAAGGCCCTGACCTTATGGTACAAATGCAACAGCATGCCGAACGGTTTGATACACAAATTATTTTCGACCACATTCATGAGACCGACTTATCCAGCAAACCCATCAAGTTGGTCGGTAATGAAACCTATACGTGCGATGCGTTGATTATTGCAACGGGTGCATCTGCTCAATATCTAGGCTTACCATCAGAACAGAAGTTTATGGGCCAAGGTGTCAGCGCCTGTGCAACCTGTGATGGTTTTTTCTACCGCGATAAAAAAGTCGCTGTTGTCGGCGGCGGCAATACAGCCGTTGAAGAAGCACTATACCTTTCCAACATCGCCAGTGAAGTCGTTCTTATTCACCGTCGCGATTCCTTAAGATCAGAGAAAATTCTGCAAGATCGCTTATTGGAAAAAGAAAAGAATGGTAACGTCACCATCATGTGGAACAACACCCTCGATGAAGTACTGGGTGATGACACAGGCGTGACTGGCGTCCGTATAAAATCCACAACGGATGGTAACACTCAGGATCTGGAATTAGCGGGCGTCTTTATCGCCATCGGCCATAAGCCTAATACAGATATTTTTGAAGGCCAGCTGGACATGAATAGCGGCTACATCAAAATCAAGAGCGGCCTGGAAGGCAACGCCACTGCAACCAGTGTGGAAGGCGTATTTGCCGCTGGTGACGTAGCCGATCATATCTACCGCCAAGCAGTGACTTCCGCTGGCGCGGGATGTATGGCAGCTCTGGACGCTGAGCGTTACCTGGATGCAAAAGAGTAG
- the lolA gene encoding outer membrane lipoprotein chaperone LolA → MNRNCLLGAVLWLCSGVAFAADQGASASLVEKLERIQTYSSHFQQTILDANGNEVQVTEGEFNAQRPGKFYWQTEPPYEQLVVGNEETVWVYDPDLEQVTIHQQQLANTPAAILSGDLSEISQKYRVEQQKQGKKTVFNLQPVATSGADFSSLLIAFKGKSLVGLTLIDQLGQKTEIAFSKIKTNKKMDSTLFEFVAPEGSDVITQ, encoded by the coding sequence ATGAATCGTAATTGTTTGTTAGGCGCTGTTCTTTGGTTGTGTTCCGGTGTTGCTTTCGCAGCAGACCAGGGCGCTAGTGCCAGTCTGGTGGAAAAGCTGGAACGTATTCAAACCTATTCAAGCCATTTTCAACAAACTATCCTGGATGCCAATGGCAATGAAGTGCAAGTAACGGAAGGTGAATTCAATGCGCAGCGGCCGGGGAAGTTTTATTGGCAAACCGAGCCACCCTACGAACAGCTCGTTGTTGGTAACGAGGAAACCGTTTGGGTGTACGACCCCGATTTGGAGCAGGTGACGATTCATCAACAGCAGTTGGCAAATACGCCCGCAGCCATTCTTAGTGGTGACCTATCTGAAATCAGCCAAAAGTATCGGGTTGAACAGCAAAAACAGGGTAAGAAAACGGTGTTTAACTTGCAACCTGTGGCAACCTCCGGCGCCGACTTTTCTTCTCTTCTTATTGCCTTTAAAGGTAAATCGCTGGTGGGGTTAACCTTGATTGATCAGCTTGGTCAAAAAACCGAGATTGCATTTTCCAAGATCAAAACCAACAAGAAAATGGATTCGACCCTGTTTGAATTTGTCGCACCCGAAGGTTCGGATGTTATTACCCAGTAA
- the crcB gene encoding fluoride efflux transporter CrcB: MWLWLSVALGGAVGAVMRYGVSVAFSPVHPKFPVATLTANLLGSLLMGVFYVLIVEKTALAPAWRHVLMIGFLGAFTTFSTFSIEGLHLIQSGQFLVAASYLIGSVLLGVLCVYIGISVTENII, from the coding sequence ATGTGGTTATGGCTATCTGTAGCATTAGGTGGGGCGGTAGGTGCGGTTATGCGTTATGGCGTTTCAGTGGCCTTTTCCCCTGTACACCCAAAGTTTCCTGTTGCAACCTTGACGGCAAATTTACTTGGCTCCCTGTTAATGGGCGTTTTTTATGTTCTTATCGTTGAGAAAACCGCTTTGGCTCCCGCGTGGCGGCATGTGTTGATGATTGGCTTCTTAGGTGCTTTTACAACATTTTCGACTTTCTCAATTGAAGGGTTGCACCTTATTCAATCCGGACAGTTTTTGGTTGCGGCGAGTTATTTAATTGGCAGTGTGTTACTCGGCGTACTGTGCGTTTACATCGGTATTTCTGTTACCGAAAACATAATTTGA
- the infA gene encoding translation initiation factor IF-1 translates to MAKEDNFEMEGEVIDTLPNTTFRVKLENGHVVTAHISGKMRKNYIRILTGDKVKVEMTPYDLSKGRITYRAR, encoded by the coding sequence ATGGCAAAAGAAGACAATTTTGAAATGGAAGGCGAAGTGATCGACACTCTTCCGAATACGACATTCCGAGTCAAGCTTGAAAACGGCCATGTCGTCACCGCTCATATCTCTGGCAAAATGCGCAAAAACTACATCCGCATTCTTACCGGTGACAAGGTTAAAGTCGAAATGACTCCCTACGACCTAAGCAAAGGCCGTATTACATACCGAGCCAGATAA
- a CDS encoding arginyltransferase, with amino-acid sequence MTDLADLKLFVTSEHDCSYLPSEQAASIFVDPYTDLENQTFSQLSEIGFRRSGKHVYRPHCSNCNACIAIRVPITSFKPNKSQRRCMQKNSDLSHEVIPSIDTDEHYELYRRYIELRHKDGDMYPPSREQYHDFLSIQFNATRYLEFREKGKLLAVAVSDLLDSGLSAVYTFFDGSQTKRSLGVYGVLFQIQHAKELGLPYLYLGYWIKECQKMSYKVNYRPFQLYINNQWVTFN; translated from the coding sequence ATGACTGATTTAGCCGATCTAAAACTCTTCGTAACCAGCGAACATGACTGTAGCTACCTCCCGTCTGAGCAAGCGGCAAGCATATTCGTTGACCCTTATACAGATCTGGAAAACCAAACCTTTAGCCAACTCTCAGAAATTGGCTTCCGCAGAAGCGGTAAACATGTCTATCGCCCTCACTGTTCAAACTGCAATGCCTGCATAGCTATTCGAGTCCCCATCACAAGCTTTAAGCCCAATAAAAGCCAACGCCGATGCATGCAAAAGAACAGCGACCTCAGCCACGAAGTCATCCCGTCAATTGACACCGACGAGCATTATGAGCTTTACCGACGCTACATCGAACTGAGACATAAAGACGGTGATATGTATCCACCATCAAGAGAGCAATATCACGACTTCCTCAGTATCCAGTTCAATGCAACCCGCTACCTGGAGTTCAGGGAAAAAGGCAAACTGCTAGCTGTTGCGGTTTCGGACCTGCTTGATAGTGGCCTATCGGCGGTTTACACCTTCTTTGATGGCAGCCAGACCAAGCGCAGTTTGGGGGTTTACGGCGTATTGTTTCAGATTCAGCACGCGAAAGAGCTCGGATTACCCTATTTATACCTCGGTTATTGGATCAAAGAGTGTCAAAAAATGAGCTACAAAGTAAATTACCGACCTTTTCAGCTCTATATCAACAACCAGTGGGTCACATTTAACTAA
- the aat gene encoding leucyl/phenylalanyl-tRNA--protein transferase, which yields MSQISWLDPETLSFPPTKKALTSPNGLLAAGGDLRPARLISAYARGIFPWYSDNQPILWWSPNPRMVLIPSEIYINRSLKKRIRKKTYKVTVDTQFEQVIRLCAKTPRKEEDGTWITREMQDAYCELHSMGVAHSAEAWNEDGKLVGGLYGVSLGKVFFGESMFSLEADASKVAFATLVRQLEKWKYSMIDCQVETDHLASFGAKEIDRSQFESTIHQSIQPDDFSNFLHWKENWTMPEHGPVL from the coding sequence ATGAGCCAGATTAGCTGGTTAGATCCGGAAACCTTATCGTTTCCCCCCACAAAAAAAGCACTCACCTCCCCCAACGGCCTACTTGCCGCTGGGGGAGATCTCCGCCCCGCCAGGCTCATTTCAGCATATGCACGGGGCATCTTTCCCTGGTATTCAGACAATCAACCTATCCTCTGGTGGAGCCCAAACCCCAGAATGGTATTGATTCCATCAGAAATCTACATCAACCGCAGTCTGAAAAAACGCATTCGAAAAAAGACCTACAAGGTCACTGTCGACACGCAATTTGAGCAAGTCATCCGTCTATGCGCCAAAACACCCAGGAAAGAGGAGGATGGCACCTGGATCACGAGAGAGATGCAAGATGCATACTGTGAGCTGCATTCAATGGGGGTGGCCCATTCAGCCGAAGCCTGGAACGAGGATGGCAAGCTAGTCGGCGGCCTGTATGGTGTTTCACTGGGAAAAGTCTTCTTCGGCGAATCCATGTTCAGCCTGGAAGCCGACGCATCCAAAGTGGCCTTTGCCACTCTGGTTCGGCAACTTGAAAAGTGGAAATACTCGATGATTGACTGCCAGGTCGAAACAGATCATCTCGCTTCATTCGGCGCAAAGGAAATAGACCGGAGTCAATTTGAGAGCACTATCCACCAATCAATCCAACCCGATGACTTCAGCAATTTTTTGCATTGGAAAGAGAACTGGACAATGCCTGAGCACGGACCGGTTTTGTAG
- the clpS gene encoding ATP-dependent Clp protease adapter ClpS, translating into MGNIEFLQLTLSKEGDADSDIDDGGVAVQEEKPKLKRPPLYKVLLLNDDYTPMEFVVEILERFFSMNREKATRVMLAVHHEGRAVCGVYSRDIAETKCAQVNQYARENQHPLLSVIEVSEENSE; encoded by the coding sequence ATGGGTAATATTGAATTTCTTCAACTAACATTATCAAAAGAGGGTGATGCAGACAGTGACATTGATGATGGTGGCGTTGCAGTACAGGAAGAAAAGCCAAAATTAAAACGTCCACCACTCTATAAAGTGCTACTTCTGAACGATGACTACACCCCGATGGAGTTTGTTGTTGAGATACTGGAACGTTTTTTCAGTATGAATCGAGAAAAAGCGACTCGGGTAATGTTGGCAGTACACCATGAAGGGAGAGCGGTGTGTGGGGTTTATTCACGTGATATTGCCGAAACAAAATGTGCTCAAGTTAACCAGTATGCTCGAGAAAACCAACATCCTCTATTGAGCGTAATTGAAGTATCAGAAGAAAATTCTGAGTAA
- the clpA gene encoding ATP-dependent Clp protease ATP-binding subunit ClpA — MLSKELEATLNDAFKVARGKRHEFMTVEHLLLALVDNESAASVLRACGADLTVLRHELSEFVDSTTPLIPEDDEERETQPTLGFQRVLQRAVFHVQSSGKSEVTGANVLVAIFSEQESQAVYYLKQQSIARIDVVNFISHGISKVSGSSSSHNEHSSEHSDEDVGIASEPSSQQNPLDSYATNLNEKAVLGGVDPLVGRDYEVERVVQILARRRKNNPLLVGESGVGKTAIAEGLAKKIVDHDVPEILEKSVVYSLDLGSLLAGTKYRGDFEKRFKALLAELKKRDKAILFIDEIHTIIGAGAASGGVMDASNLLKPLLTGGELRCIGSTTFQEYRGIFDKDRALSRRFQKIDVNEPSIDDTYKILKGLKTRFEDHHNLKYSDKALRAASELASKYISDRFMPDKAIDVIDEAGAAQQLLPESKRRKLIGVKEIQEIVAKIARVPSQTVSSSDKSLLSKLEDTLKMTVFGQNEAIENISSVIKLNRAGLTTEDKPIGSFLFAGPTGVGKTELCKQLAKAMGVELIRFDMSEYMERHTVSRLIGAPPGYVGYDQGGLLTEAVTKHPHSVVLLDELEKAHPDVFNLLLQVMDHGTLTDNNGRSADFRNVIVIMTTNAGAESMSRASIGFTKQDHSSDGMEVLKRTFTPEFRNRLDGIVQFGSLPFEVIKTVVDKFLTELQTQLDAKKVSLHISEAARNWLAKNGYDERMGARPMARIIQEKVKKPLAEMVLFGEIGDRGGVVNIDVQNDQIIIEAEKTPELV; from the coding sequence ATGCTTAGTAAAGAACTGGAAGCAACATTAAACGATGCGTTCAAGGTCGCCCGTGGTAAGCGCCACGAGTTTATGACTGTTGAACACTTGTTGCTCGCACTTGTTGATAATGAGTCAGCGGCCAGTGTACTCAGGGCATGCGGAGCGGATTTAACCGTCTTGAGGCACGAACTGTCAGAGTTTGTCGATTCCACTACGCCTCTTATCCCTGAGGATGATGAAGAGCGCGAAACTCAACCAACCCTGGGTTTTCAGCGGGTGTTACAAAGAGCTGTCTTTCATGTTCAGTCTTCCGGTAAAAGTGAGGTTACCGGTGCGAATGTGCTTGTTGCGATATTCAGTGAGCAAGAAAGTCAGGCAGTTTATTACCTTAAACAACAAAGCATTGCTCGAATCGATGTGGTGAATTTTATTAGCCACGGAATTTCAAAAGTGTCTGGTTCTTCTTCGAGCCATAACGAGCATAGTTCTGAACACAGTGATGAGGATGTCGGTATTGCGAGTGAACCCTCATCGCAACAAAACCCACTGGATTCCTACGCAACCAATCTAAATGAAAAGGCTGTCTTGGGGGGCGTAGATCCGCTTGTTGGACGGGATTATGAAGTTGAAAGAGTTGTACAGATTCTTGCCCGACGACGAAAAAACAACCCATTGTTGGTGGGTGAAAGCGGAGTAGGTAAAACGGCTATCGCTGAAGGTTTAGCCAAAAAAATTGTCGATCACGATGTTCCTGAAATTCTTGAGAAGAGTGTGGTCTACAGTCTGGATTTGGGCTCCTTGTTGGCAGGTACCAAGTATCGTGGGGATTTTGAAAAACGCTTCAAAGCCTTGTTGGCGGAGCTGAAGAAACGCGATAAAGCTATTCTCTTTATTGATGAAATTCACACCATTATTGGTGCAGGTGCTGCATCTGGTGGCGTGATGGATGCATCTAATTTGCTCAAGCCGTTGCTAACCGGTGGTGAGCTTCGTTGCATTGGTTCCACTACTTTCCAGGAATACCGGGGTATTTTTGATAAAGACCGGGCACTTTCTCGTCGTTTCCAAAAGATCGATGTGAATGAGCCTTCGATTGATGATACTTACAAAATATTGAAGGGGTTAAAAACTCGTTTTGAGGATCATCACAATCTGAAATATTCAGATAAAGCACTACGGGCCGCCTCAGAGTTGGCCAGTAAATACATTTCTGACCGCTTTATGCCGGATAAAGCCATTGATGTGATTGATGAAGCGGGGGCTGCGCAGCAGTTACTGCCGGAGTCAAAGCGTCGCAAGCTGATTGGTGTGAAAGAGATTCAGGAGATCGTCGCCAAGATCGCTCGTGTACCGTCACAAACTGTGTCTTCTTCTGACAAGTCGTTACTGTCCAAGCTTGAAGATACCTTGAAAATGACTGTATTTGGTCAAAATGAGGCGATTGAGAATATTTCCTCAGTCATCAAGTTGAATCGAGCTGGGTTGACTACGGAAGACAAGCCTATAGGCTCTTTCTTATTTGCCGGTCCGACTGGCGTCGGTAAAACGGAGCTTTGTAAGCAGTTAGCCAAGGCTATGGGCGTTGAATTGATTCGCTTTGATATGTCTGAGTATATGGAGCGACACACAGTTTCACGTTTAATAGGTGCACCTCCCGGGTATGTGGGCTATGACCAGGGCGGTTTACTTACAGAAGCGGTCACTAAACACCCTCATTCGGTGGTGTTACTGGACGAGCTGGAGAAAGCACACCCAGATGTCTTTAATCTGTTGTTACAAGTGATGGATCACGGGACTTTGACCGATAACAACGGGCGAAGCGCTGACTTCCGCAATGTGATTGTGATTATGACCACTAATGCCGGCGCGGAATCCATGAGTCGGGCATCCATTGGTTTTACCAAGCAGGATCACTCGTCGGATGGAATGGAAGTGTTGAAGAGAACCTTTACTCCAGAGTTCAGGAATCGCCTGGATGGCATAGTGCAATTCGGTAGTTTGCCATTTGAAGTCATCAAAACGGTGGTGGACAAGTTCCTTACTGAATTGCAAACCCAGTTGGATGCTAAAAAAGTCAGCTTGCATATCTCTGAAGCTGCACGTAACTGGTTAGCCAAAAATGGATATGATGAGCGTATGGGCGCGCGTCCGATGGCTCGTATTATTCAGGAGAAGGTGAAAAAACCTCTGGCGGAGATGGTGCTATTTGGTGAGATTGGTGATCGTGGTGGAGTGGTCAATATTGATGTCCAAAACGATCAAATTATCATCGAGGCTGAAAAAACGCCGGAGCTTGTTTAG
- a CDS encoding DNA translocase FtsK produces the protein MFREGVFIGLILLCAYFALALVTYSTKDPGWSSTGDGGPLRNAGGPTGAWLADVFFSLFGHLAYLLPIMIGYQVWLQLRDSRNWVFDPLIFALRSVGFILVMVAGTGLTVMQYGIESVSLPFSAGGYLGLSTATSIDASFGYMGGSMLLLAMLLFGLTIFVDISWFAVMDFIGGAVLALLAWFQRKFILWHGRWLERRQARKAVKERRESMKAQVKKAEERIPPKIEPPKQPAKTSARVIKEQQRQQKQKVQQSLFDDIDDSPVEGDLPPIHLLDPADKNSSKGYSEESLEAMSRLLELKLQDFGVSAEVVAVLPGPVVTRFEIQPAAGVKVSRITNLAKDLARSLAVNSVRVVEVIQGKSVVGIEIPNEHREMVRLSEVLSSEAYEKSKSPLTLGLGHDISGQPVIADLAKMPHLLVAGTTGSGKSVGVNSMLVSMLYKSSPEEVRLILVDPKMLELSVYDGIPHLLTPVITDMKDAATGLRWCVGEMERRYKLMAALGVRNVAGYNKKVKDAKKAGSPIPDPLWTPEQDGVIEMENATAPDLETMPFIVVVIDEFADMMMIVGKKVEQLIARIAQKARAAGIHMILATQRPSVDVITGLIKANVPTRMAFQVSSKVDSRTILDQGGAEQLLGHGDMLYLPPGRAVTERVHGAFIDDHEVHKVVADWKKRGDANYLEEIFSESVASIPVPGFSDGEEGGSDDPESDPLYDQAVAFVTETRKASISSVQRKLRIGYNRAARLVEQMETSGVVSEMGHNGNREVLAPPPPRG, from the coding sequence ATATTCCGGGAGGGAGTGTTTATCGGTTTGATACTGCTCTGCGCCTATTTTGCATTGGCATTGGTTACCTACAGCACCAAAGACCCTGGTTGGTCGAGTACTGGTGATGGCGGCCCGCTTCGAAATGCGGGTGGTCCAACAGGTGCCTGGTTGGCAGACGTGTTCTTCTCGTTATTTGGGCATCTTGCTTATTTACTGCCGATTATGATCGGCTATCAGGTTTGGTTGCAGCTGCGGGATTCCCGAAACTGGGTGTTCGATCCGCTTATTTTTGCCTTGCGATCTGTTGGCTTTATTCTGGTGATGGTGGCAGGCACGGGCCTGACTGTCATGCAATATGGTATCGAAAGTGTCAGCCTGCCGTTTTCTGCCGGAGGCTACCTTGGGTTGAGTACCGCAACGTCCATTGATGCATCCTTTGGCTACATGGGCGGCAGCATGTTGTTGCTGGCAATGCTCCTTTTTGGGCTAACGATCTTTGTTGATATTTCCTGGTTTGCGGTCATGGATTTTATTGGCGGTGCTGTATTGGCGCTTCTGGCGTGGTTTCAGCGTAAGTTCATTCTCTGGCATGGAAGATGGCTGGAACGACGACAAGCCCGCAAAGCGGTGAAGGAGCGGCGAGAATCCATGAAAGCTCAGGTGAAAAAAGCTGAGGAACGCATTCCCCCAAAAATTGAGCCGCCCAAACAGCCGGCAAAAACCAGTGCCAGGGTAATTAAAGAACAACAGCGTCAACAGAAACAAAAAGTTCAGCAGTCGTTATTTGATGATATTGATGATTCTCCCGTGGAAGGAGATCTACCACCTATTCATCTGCTTGATCCGGCAGATAAGAACAGTTCTAAAGGCTATTCGGAAGAGTCTTTGGAAGCCATGTCCCGATTACTTGAGTTGAAGTTGCAGGACTTTGGTGTATCCGCCGAGGTGGTTGCTGTACTACCTGGGCCGGTGGTTACCCGCTTTGAGATTCAGCCTGCAGCGGGTGTGAAGGTCAGTCGAATTACCAATCTGGCAAAAGATTTAGCACGGTCACTGGCGGTAAACAGTGTGCGTGTGGTGGAGGTGATTCAAGGCAAATCTGTGGTTGGGATCGAGATACCAAACGAGCATCGTGAAATGGTGCGTTTGAGTGAGGTGCTGTCATCCGAGGCGTATGAGAAGAGTAAATCTCCTTTGACCCTGGGCTTGGGACACGATATTTCTGGTCAGCCAGTGATTGCCGACCTGGCGAAAATGCCCCACCTGTTGGTCGCTGGTACAACCGGTTCGGGTAAGTCGGTTGGTGTGAACTCCATGCTGGTAAGTATGCTGTATAAATCTTCTCCTGAAGAAGTGAGATTAATTCTGGTCGACCCGAAAATGCTGGAGCTTTCGGTCTACGATGGGATTCCCCATTTGCTCACCCCCGTTATCACCGATATGAAAGACGCAGCTACTGGCCTGCGCTGGTGTGTGGGTGAGATGGAGCGCCGTTATAAATTGATGGCAGCACTTGGTGTGCGCAATGTGGCCGGGTATAACAAGAAAGTTAAAGATGCTAAGAAAGCGGGCAGTCCAATTCCTGACCCTTTGTGGACGCCAGAGCAAGATGGTGTGATCGAAATGGAAAATGCAACAGCGCCAGACTTGGAAACCATGCCCTTTATCGTAGTGGTAATTGACGAGTTCGCCGACATGATGATGATTGTCGGTAAAAAAGTTGAACAACTGATTGCTCGAATTGCTCAAAAGGCCAGAGCGGCAGGTATTCACATGATTCTTGCAACTCAGAGGCCGTCGGTGGATGTGATTACCGGTTTGATCAAAGCCAACGTTCCTACACGCATGGCCTTCCAGGTTTCGTCCAAAGTGGATTCCAGGACCATCCTTGATCAGGGCGGAGCTGAACAACTTCTTGGTCATGGTGATATGTTGTATCTGCCTCCCGGCCGGGCGGTAACAGAACGAGTTCATGGCGCGTTTATTGATGATCATGAAGTGCATAAAGTGGTTGCGGATTGGAAGAAGCGGGGTGATGCAAATTACTTAGAAGAAATCTTTAGTGAAAGCGTGGCCAGCATCCCTGTGCCGGGCTTTAGTGATGGCGAGGAAGGCGGTAGCGATGACCCGGAATCGGACCCGTTATATGATCAGGCCGTCGCATTTGTGACCGAAACACGAAAAGCCAGTATCTCGTCGGTGCAACGAAAACTCAGAATTGGGTATAACCGCGCTGCCCGTCTGGTAGAGCAGATGGAAACCTCGGGTGTAGTCTCGGAAATGGGCCACAACGGTAACCGTGAAGTGTTAGCCCCGCCGCCACCTCGCGGATAA
- a CDS encoding replication-associated recombination protein A encodes MSDLFDSNTASPKERKNVGEPLAARMRPKCLADYVGQEHLFGLDKPLRNAVEKDQIHSMILWGPPGVGKTSLAKLFAEEINAHFLTISAVLAGVKDIRAAVDQAKQYREAYGRRTILFVDEVHRFNKAQQDAFLPFVEDGTIVFIGATTENPSFEVNNALLSRCRVYILKKLEAEHLRSLAFKALNEERGLKEKQLSIEDDELKLLVNSADGDARRLLNLLELASDLVETGDTIGADTLTQILMGDVRSFDKGGDLFYEQISALHKSVRGSDPDAALYWLLRMLDGGCDPLYVARRLVRMASEDIGNADPRGIQLALNAWDAQERLGSPEGELSLAQAVVYLAAAPKSNAVYNAFKAARADIKSLPSYDVPMHLRNAPTQLMKQLDYGAEYRYAHDEADAFAAGENYFPDDMEPRQYYQPVERGLEIKIAEKLRSLRAMNEKARLSK; translated from the coding sequence GTGTCCGACTTATTTGATTCCAATACTGCCTCTCCCAAAGAACGTAAAAATGTAGGGGAGCCCCTGGCCGCGAGAATGCGTCCTAAATGCTTGGCTGATTATGTTGGGCAGGAGCATTTATTTGGTTTGGATAAGCCCCTGAGAAATGCGGTAGAAAAAGACCAGATCCACTCCATGATTTTGTGGGGACCGCCGGGGGTGGGGAAAACTTCTTTGGCAAAGCTGTTTGCGGAAGAAATCAATGCCCACTTTCTCACTATCTCAGCGGTGTTAGCCGGAGTAAAAGATATCCGCGCGGCTGTGGATCAAGCTAAGCAGTATCGTGAAGCCTATGGTCGGCGAACCATACTCTTTGTTGACGAAGTGCATCGTTTTAATAAAGCACAGCAAGATGCGTTTTTGCCTTTCGTTGAAGATGGCACCATTGTGTTTATCGGGGCCACGACAGAAAATCCATCGTTTGAAGTTAACAATGCGTTACTGTCCCGGTGCCGTGTTTATATATTAAAGAAACTTGAAGCCGAACACTTACGCAGTTTGGCATTCAAGGCATTGAACGAAGAACGGGGCCTAAAAGAGAAACAGCTCAGTATCGAGGATGACGAGCTCAAGCTCTTGGTCAATTCGGCTGATGGCGACGCTCGACGGTTGCTTAATTTGTTGGAGTTGGCGAGTGATCTGGTAGAAACCGGCGATACCATCGGTGCTGATACGCTCACACAGATTTTAATGGGGGATGTGCGCAGCTTTGATAAGGGCGGCGACCTCTTTTACGAACAAATTTCCGCACTGCATAAATCCGTTAGAGGGTCTGACCCGGATGCGGCACTGTACTGGCTGCTTCGCATGCTGGATGGTGGCTGTGATCCTCTTTATGTGGCCCGCAGGTTAGTGCGAATGGCCAGCGAGGATATCGGTAACGCTGACCCTCGTGGTATACAGTTGGCTTTAAATGCCTGGGACGCCCAGGAACGTTTGGGAAGCCCGGAAGGGGAGCTGAGTCTTGCCCAAGCTGTGGTATACCTTGCAGCAGCACCAAAAAGTAATGCCGTGTATAATGCGTTCAAAGCAGCACGTGCTGATATTAAAAGCCTGCCTAGTTACGATGTCCCGATGCATCTTCGCAATGCACCCACTCAGTTGATGAAACAACTGGATTATGGTGCTGAGTATCGCTATGCGCATGACGAGGCGGATGCGTTTGCAGCCGGGGAAAACTATTTCCCGGATGACATGGAACCCAGGCAGTACTATCAGCCAGTGGAAAGAGGTTTGGAAATAAAAATCGCGGAGAAATTACGTTCGCTGCGAGCAATGAATGAAAAGGCTCGGTTGAGTAAGTAA
- the cspD gene encoding cold shock domain-containing protein CspD: MPTGTVKWFNNAKGFGFILPDDGGEDLFAHYSSIEMEGYRTLKAGQPVEFEIEKSDKGLHAKSIQIIKVASSTSDETKPEDELAEET; encoded by the coding sequence ATGCCTACCGGAACCGTTAAATGGTTTAACAACGCAAAAGGGTTTGGATTTATTCTGCCTGACGATGGTGGTGAGGATTTATTCGCTCACTACTCTTCTATCGAGATGGAAGGTTATCGAACGCTCAAGGCGGGTCAACCAGTAGAATTTGAGATCGAAAAGAGTGACAAAGGCCTGCACGCCAAAAGCATTCAAATCATCAAGGTCGCGAGTTCAACTTCAGATGAAACTAAGCCAGAGGACGAGTTAGCGGAAGAGACTTAA